A window from Pseudooceanicola algae encodes these proteins:
- a CDS encoding PP2C family protein-serine/threonine phosphatase yields the protein MLRTHSLRGRIALIATAALLIVTAILLLYAEGRATLQRERYAADQLASSEELLSTVIDLDTALLHRIASDLANQPAMDAVLASSDETALAQLRSLVAAATDATGARLAVTILDARGGVAARLGSALTGDAIEADKAENGLNPTAEGALRLAAVEPVRQGNRVTGTVVTSLDLLGRTGRFFSSAAAIGVLTPSGIQMNRPAPARLSDMVATCCSGVASSVSFRDDGARYITAAIPLLNGNGDQLGEFISLRDVTASSQRHFIYGSVAAVTLVLAILLTLGTLMRVVRVSFRPLGAVVKLLQQMADGSTSLTLKPMEASAEISALIDTVERVRAGQEARDRLVKLDSQLAAARNVQQSLVPSKFDLAPGLSLFGSMQPAEEVGGDFFDLFEMQDGRIALLIADVSGKGIGPALFAARSSMVLRANASKFSDLAEIVGATNDQLCEHNTEDLFITLFLAAIDPATGQGTCVNCGHCQPFVVGPDGGARHITPPNNIVLGAFDDFPFQTAPLEIGPEDTLLVFSDGFDEAQNPDGELLGDARAQEIAGRHGRIAVQDLVQAIQQDIDSFADGASQADDITLLAIQREPVSRG from the coding sequence ATGCTGAGGACCCATTCCCTTCGCGGCCGTATTGCGTTGATTGCCACGGCGGCCCTGCTGATCGTCACGGCGATCCTGCTGCTTTACGCGGAGGGGCGCGCGACGCTGCAACGCGAACGCTATGCCGCCGATCAGCTGGCCAGCAGCGAGGAACTGCTGTCCACGGTGATCGATCTCGACACGGCGCTGCTGCATCGCATCGCCTCGGATCTGGCCAACCAGCCGGCGATGGATGCGGTGCTGGCCAGCAGCGACGAGACCGCCCTGGCGCAGTTGCGATCCCTGGTTGCGGCGGCGACGGATGCCACCGGCGCGCGGCTGGCGGTGACGATCCTCGATGCGCGGGGCGGGGTGGCCGCGCGGCTCGGCTCGGCCCTGACCGGTGATGCGATCGAGGCCGACAAGGCCGAGAACGGGCTGAACCCCACCGCCGAGGGCGCGCTTCGTCTGGCTGCCGTGGAACCGGTGCGGCAAGGCAACCGGGTCACCGGCACAGTGGTGACCTCACTGGATCTGCTGGGGCGCACGGGGCGTTTCTTCAGCTCTGCCGCCGCAATCGGCGTGCTGACGCCCTCGGGCATCCAGATGAACCGCCCCGCCCCGGCGCGCCTGTCCGATATGGTCGCGACCTGCTGTTCCGGCGTCGCCTCCAGCGTCAGTTTCCGCGACGACGGGGCCCGCTACATCACCGCCGCGATCCCGTTGCTGAATGGCAATGGCGACCAATTGGGCGAATTCATCAGCCTGCGCGACGTGACCGCCTCCAGCCAGCGGCATTTCATCTACGGGAGTGTCGCGGCCGTCACGCTGGTGCTGGCGATCCTGCTGACGCTCGGCACGCTGATGCGGGTCGTGCGGGTGTCCTTCCGTCCGCTTGGCGCGGTGGTCAAGCTGCTGCAGCAGATGGCCGACGGGTCGACCAGCCTGACCCTGAAACCGATGGAAGCCTCCGCCGAGATCTCGGCGTTGATCGACACGGTGGAACGGGTGCGGGCAGGGCAGGAGGCGCGCGACCGGCTGGTCAAGCTGGACAGCCAACTGGCTGCGGCGCGCAATGTGCAGCAATCTCTGGTGCCGTCGAAATTCGACCTCGCTCCCGGCCTTTCGCTGTTCGGGTCCATGCAGCCGGCCGAAGAGGTCGGCGGTGATTTCTTCGACCTGTTCGAGATGCAGGACGGGCGGATCGCGCTGCTGATCGCGGATGTCTCGGGCAAGGGCATCGGCCCGGCCCTGTTCGCGGCACGGTCCAGCATGGTGCTGCGCGCCAATGCCAGCAAGTTCTCGGACCTGGCCGAGATCGTCGGCGCCACCAATGACCAGCTTTGCGAACACAATACAGAGGACCTGTTCATCACCCTGTTCCTTGCGGCCATCGACCCTGCGACCGGGCAGGGAACCTGCGTGAACTGCGGGCATTGCCAGCCCTTCGTGGTTGGCCCGGACGGCGGCGCCCGCCATATCACGCCGCCCAACAACATCGTGCTCGGGGCCTTCGACGACTTTCCGTTCCAGACCGCGCCACTGGAAATCGGCCCCGAGGACACGCTGCTGGTCTTCAGCGACGGGTTCGACGAGGCGCAGAATCCCGACGGCGAATTGCTGGGCGATGCCCGCGCGCAAGAGATCGCCGGTCGTCATGGGCGCATCGCGGTGCAGGATCTGGTTCAGGCGATCCAGCAGGATATCGACAGCTTCGCCGATGGCGCCTCGCAGGCCGATGACATCACGCTGCTGGCAATCCAGCGCGAACCCGTGTCGCGGGGCTGA